A region of the Hyalangium ruber genome:
ATCAGCAGCAGCACGGTGAGCACGATGAACTGCTGCTCATCCTGAGCCAGCGCACACAGCGCGGTCAGCACGGCGGTGAAGAACTGCCCCACCGCGAGCAGCACGGTGGCCGAGTAGCGGCGGGCCAACAGCCCCCACAGGGGGCCGCAGAGCATGACCGTCAGGCGGCAGATGGCGATGAAGCGCCCGGAGAACTCCAGGTCGCCCACGCCGAACACCTTGGCGAAGAACTGGGGATAGAACGGCGACAGCAGCGTCTCGGTGAAGACCTGCAGGAAGCCGCACACCAGCAGGATCCACTGGGCCCGGCTCATGGAGGGAGACCCGCTCATTCCGGTGCTCCGAACTCGAGGAACACGTTGCGCTCGCGCGTCTTGTAGACCTCGCGGCCCAGCAGGGAGTTGATGATGATCGAGTTGCGGTGCGCGCCAAGGCCCAGGTCCGGCGCTCCCACGCCGTGGGTGTGGATCTCTCCGTTCTGCACGAAGATGTGGTTGGCGCTCTCCTCGCGCTGCGCGACCCGGTAGTCGCTGCCCACCATGTAGCGGCCCTGCTCGTCCCAGCGAATCAGGGGGCGAAGCTCGGACAGGAAGCCCGGCACCTGGGCGCGGTAGCCGGTGCCCACCACGACGCAGTCGGTGTCATGGTGGAACTCCTTGTCCTGCTGGCGCTGGCGGAGCTGAAGCCGGAAGCGGTTCGGAGCACCGGGGGTCTGCTTCGCGGACATCACCTCGCACAGGGCGCGCATCTGCACCGCGGGCACCTCTCCGCCCACCGACCGCTCGTACAGCAGGTCATTGATGGCGGCGAGCGTGGAGGTGCTCATGCCCTTGTAGAGCAGATCCTGCTGGGGCAGGACCCGGTCCTTCACCGCCTGGGGCAGGCCGTGGAAGTAGCGGGTGTACTCGGGCGAGAAGTGCTGGAGGCCGAGCTTCGTGTACTCCATGGGGTGGAAGCCCGAGGAGCGGGTGAACCACGAGAGGCGGAAGCCCTGCTCCTTCTGCTCCTGGAGCAGCGTCAGGAAGCACTCGCCCGCGCTCTGCCCGGAGCCGATGACCGTGATGGAGCGCGCCTTGCGGCACTGCTCCCGGTTGCCGGAGAACTCCGCGGTGTGGAAGACGGCGTCGGAGGGCAGGCCCTTGAAGCAGTCGGGCATGATGGGCGTCGTGCCCACGCCCAGCACCAGGTGCCGAGCCCGGTACCGGTACGCCTGGCCCGCGGCGCTGCGCGCCTCCAGCTCGTAGAAGCTCTCCCCACCCTCGCGCACCTTGCGGATGCTCGACACGCTGCGGTCGAACTGGCAGCTCTCCAGCTGCTGGGAGACCCACTGGCAATAGTGGTCGTACTCGGTGCGGGGGATGTGGAAGTGCTCGTAGAAGTAGAAGTGGTAGAGGCGCCCCATGTCCGCCAGGTACTTCAGGAAGCTGAAGCGACTGGTCGGGTCGGCCATGGTCACCATGTCCGCCAGGAAGGGCACCTGCAGGGAGGTGCCCTCGAGCAGCATGCCCTCGTGCCAGCGGAAGGAGGGCTTCTGCTCCAGGAACACCGCCTTCACATCCCGCACGGGCTCCAGCAGGGCCGCGAGCCCCAGGTTGAAGGGGCCCAGGCCGATGCCGGCGATGTCATAGAGGGGAATCGAGGAGGACGTGGGGCTCATGCGCGCTCCTGGGGGAAGTACTTCTCGCGCCGATAGAACAGGAGGGCCGCGCGCTTGTCGGGCAGCTCCACCTCCATCTGCACCTCACCGCCGCACTGCTTCGCCACCTCGAGCACGAGGCGGTTGCGCGCATCCGGCTCCCCGACGACCCGCTCCGTCTCCGGGTGGAGGAACATGTACTCCGTGAAGGCGCGCAGCATCGCCACGGAGACCTTCCGCTGGAGGAACTCGAAGGGCCCGATGAGCAGGTGGCAGCCCTGATCCGTGGGGTGGACCGGGTAGTAGCGGCCGAGGATGTCGTCCACCACCCAGTAGCGCTCCCAGTAGCTCATGGGCACGCCATCGATCATTCCGATGTAGAGCGTGTGGTGCGCATCCTCCAAGGCCCGGCGCAGGTACCGCTCGATGACCGGCAGCGGCTTGGCCATGTTCCAGAACGGCTCCACGTGCTCCAGGTTCATCCACTCGTGGATGAGGTGGAGATCGCGCGCGTACTCGAGGCGGCGGAAGCCGATCCACTTCTGGAGGGACTCGTCGAACTTCGCGAAGACCCAGTCCGGCTGCCAGAACGGGCAGCCCGGGTTCTGCGTCATCGCCGGCACCTTCCGCTCGATGCAGAAGGGGTTCTTCACCTCGACGTAGACCGACTGCACGGCCACGGGCGCCAGCAGCTCATCCAGCCCCTGCAGCCGGGTGAGCAGGTTCGCCTTGCAGCGCAGCGTCCGCGTGGCCAGCACGCGCCGAACGAAGGGCGAGAGGCTCTTGCAGGCCGCGTCGATGTCCCAGAGGGACTGGCGCAGCTCGGCCAGCAGGGCCCGCTCACCCAGCACGCCGTCGGAGCCCAGCGCCCCGACCATGCCGAGCATGTTGTTGATGATGAGGTAGTAGCCCAGCCGCTCGTCGACGAGATCCTCGGGGGCCACCGCCTCGCTGGCGATGCCGAGCTCCGGCAGGTGCTTGCGGAGCTGCGAGATGGTGGTGTCCCGGTAGTAGACGCCCTGGTTGTCCCGGTAGTAGGCGCGGTGGGGGTAGCCGTCCTTCAGCTCCAGCACCGTGTTCTGCTGGTGCGCCTCCAGCCCGAGGCCCCGGCACAGGTGCATCCAGCAGAACGGGTGCAGCGTCACCGACAGGAACTTCCGGAACCACTCCCGGGCTACCGTCTCCACCGGCCGCTGTTCCTTCTCGGCCAGGAGTCGGATGATCTGGCCCGCGCGGGTACCACCGTCCTCCGGGTTCTCCGCGCACAACGTGGCCAGCGGAGTGGCGTTGATGTGGCTGTCCCCGGGAAAGGGGTTCTCACGCATCACGCACGAGAAGCCATCCAGCACCTTGCCCTCGTGGACCACCGCCACGTAGGCGGGATCGCCGATGACCTTGAACTGGGGGAAGCGCTCCTTCAGCTCGGTGCCTAGGGGGCCTTCCATCAGCCGGTACAGCTCCACGCCGCGCAGCAGCTCCTTGAACAGGTTCACCCGCTCGGAGTTGGTGATGCGCACCTGCAGGGACAGCTTGAACATGAAGGGGGCGTCCGCGTGGTACACGGTCCGCACCGAGGAAGTGGGCTGGAACGCTCGGCCCTGGGTGCCCAGATCCTTCAGCAGCCCCTTGGCGAGCAGCTCCTTCACCGGCGTCTCCTGGAGCAGCTTCTGCGCCTGCCAGGGGTGGACCGGGATGAGCACGAAGCCGCCCTCCTGGCAGTGCGCCTCCTTGAAGGAGCGTGGCACCTCGGCGTCCTCGCGCAGCATCTTCTTGATGAGCGTCGAGGCGCTCTCCGCGAGGGCCGAGTCCTGCCGCACCACGGAGGGATCGGCCGCGAAGTAGTGGAGGGCGAAAGCCCCGCCCAGCTCCGGGGAGTACCGCTCCAGCTCCTCTCCCTCGAAGCCGCTGCGGCTCTTGGGGGTGGGGTGCAGGGGGTGGCCGGTGAGCAGGCCCTGCTCGGCCTCGATGAAGGACAGCTCCGGCCCGAACAGGCGCGGCAGATCCTCGGAGCGAGCCTCCAGGAAGGTCGCGATGTTCTCGCAGCTATCGAGCGCGCGGATGCGCAGCTCGTCCAGCGCCACGGGATCCGCGCCACGCACCCGTGCCAGATCCGTCGTCACCAGGGTGACGAAGTCATCGAAGTTCATGGGATGCAGGGAGCCAGCCCCCACGGCGCGGCTGAGCAGCGGGAAGGCGTACCGGTGGTGGCCCGTCTCGGAGAAGTAGGCCACGGGAGCCCACACCTCCGTGGCGTCCTTCTCGAAGGGCAGCCGCGCCACGCTCTTCACCCCGCGCTTGCGCAGGTGCTGCCGGAGCGCCGTGTCCAGGCCGCCCTCGTCCACGTCGATGAGCGCCCACCCCGACGTCTCACGCAGATAGCAGTTGAGGAAAGTCCGGAGCGACACCTGCTCCGCGAGTTTGTTGTCACCCATGATTCGCCTCCTCGAGCTCCCGGCCAATGCGCCGCACGTCTTCCAGCAGGCCCGCGACATGGGCCCGCGTCGTTCTGGGGTTGAGCAGGGTGAACTTCAGGTAGCGCACCCCGTTCACCCGCGTCCGCCCCACCACCGCCATGCCCCGGTTCCACAGCACGTCCCGGATGCTCGCGTTGAGCTGATCCAGCCGCTCCTGGCTCTTCACCCGCGAGGGGCGGTAGCGGAACACCACCGCGTTCAGCTCGGGCTTTCCCGCCAGCTCCAGCTCCGGCGTGGCGGAGATGAGATCCGCGACGTCCGAGGTCAGGTCCACCGTGTACTCGACCAACGAGGCCAGGGTGCGGCGCCCCAGGGACTGGAGGCTGACGAACACCTTGAGCGCATCGAAGCGCCGCGTCGTCTGGACGGACTTCGTCACCAGGTTGTCGACGCCCGCCTCTTCCTCGTCCTCGGGGTTGAGGTAGTCGACGTTCAGCTTGATGTTGCGGAAGAGCGCGCCGTCCCGCACCAGGAAGGCCCCACAGCTCACCGGCTGGTAGAAGAGCTTGTGGAAGTCGATGGTGACGGAGTCCGCCAGCGAGAGCCCCTGGAGCCTGTCCCGGAACCGCTCGCTCAGCAGGAGCGCGCCGCCATAGGCCGCGTCCACGTGCAGCCACGCCCCATGCTTCCGGGCCAGCTCGGAGATCGCGGGGAGCGGATCAATGCTGCCGAAGTCCGTAGTCCCCGCGGTGGCCACCACCGCGAAGGGCAGCAGCCGCTCATAGCGCATCACCTCCAGGTACCGAGCCAGTGCCTGGGGATCGAGGCGGTGGCGCTCGTCGCTCTCCACCGCGACGACCGCGCTCTCACCCAGCCCGAGCAGCGCCGCCGCCTGGACGACGCTGAAGTGGGCCTTCTGCGAGCAGAGGATGCGCAGGCGATGGGACTCCAGGGGAAGCCCCTCTTGCTGCACATCCCAG
Encoded here:
- a CDS encoding GNAT family N-acetyltransferase; translated protein: MGDNKLAEQVSLRTFLNCYLRETSGWALIDVDEGGLDTALRQHLRKRGVKSVARLPFEKDATEVWAPVAYFSETGHHRYAFPLLSRAVGAGSLHPMNFDDFVTLVTTDLARVRGADPVALDELRIRALDSCENIATFLEARSEDLPRLFGPELSFIEAEQGLLTGHPLHPTPKSRSGFEGEELERYSPELGGAFALHYFAADPSVVRQDSALAESASTLIKKMLREDAEVPRSFKEAHCQEGGFVLIPVHPWQAQKLLQETPVKELLAKGLLKDLGTQGRAFQPTSSVRTVYHADAPFMFKLSLQVRITNSERVNLFKELLRGVELYRLMEGPLGTELKERFPQFKVIGDPAYVAVVHEGKVLDGFSCVMRENPFPGDSHINATPLATLCAENPEDGGTRAGQIIRLLAEKEQRPVETVAREWFRKFLSVTLHPFCWMHLCRGLGLEAHQQNTVLELKDGYPHRAYYRDNQGVYYRDTTISQLRKHLPELGIASEAVAPEDLVDERLGYYLIINNMLGMVGALGSDGVLGERALLAELRQSLWDIDAACKSLSPFVRRVLATRTLRCKANLLTRLQGLDELLAPVAVQSVYVEVKNPFCIERKVPAMTQNPGCPFWQPDWVFAKFDESLQKWIGFRRLEYARDLHLIHEWMNLEHVEPFWNMAKPLPVIERYLRRALEDAHHTLYIGMIDGVPMSYWERYWVVDDILGRYYPVHPTDQGCHLLIGPFEFLQRKVSVAMLRAFTEYMFLHPETERVVGEPDARNRLVLEVAKQCGGEVQMEVELPDKRAALLFYRREKYFPQERA
- a CDS encoding pyridoxal phosphate-dependent decarboxylase family protein, with translation MTTAVARKPVPQEELGPDLLERLFVCPSEKSQASFQAAISTALKALEGSAAWQKKPYSGASPEVVRKAITAMDPCPEEGRGLEAVMKDVREAILQHSVWVSHPATVAHLHCPTLVPALAAETLISATNQSMDSWDQAPAATVVEQQVVKWLGKLAGFGAGSDGVFTSGGTLSNFMGLLLARNHFCQEKLNWDVQQEGLPLESHRLRILCSQKAHFSVVQAAALLGLGESAVVAVESDERHRLDPQALARYLEVMRYERLLPFAVVATAGTTDFGSIDPLPAISELARKHGAWLHVDAAYGGALLLSERFRDRLQGLSLADSVTIDFHKLFYQPVSCGAFLVRDGALFRNIKLNVDYLNPEDEEEAGVDNLVTKSVQTTRRFDALKVFVSLQSLGRRTLASLVEYTVDLTSDVADLISATPELELAGKPELNAVVFRYRPSRVKSQERLDQLNASIRDVLWNRGMAVVGRTRVNGVRYLKFTLLNPRTTRAHVAGLLEDVRRIGRELEEANHG
- a CDS encoding lysine N(6)-hydroxylase/L-ornithine N(5)-oxygenase family protein, with protein sequence MSPTSSSIPLYDIAGIGLGPFNLGLAALLEPVRDVKAVFLEQKPSFRWHEGMLLEGTSLQVPFLADMVTMADPTSRFSFLKYLADMGRLYHFYFYEHFHIPRTEYDHYCQWVSQQLESCQFDRSVSSIRKVREGGESFYELEARSAAGQAYRYRARHLVLGVGTTPIMPDCFKGLPSDAVFHTAEFSGNREQCRKARSITVIGSGQSAGECFLTLLQEQKEQGFRLSWFTRSSGFHPMEYTKLGLQHFSPEYTRYFHGLPQAVKDRVLPQQDLLYKGMSTSTLAAINDLLYERSVGGEVPAVQMRALCEVMSAKQTPGAPNRFRLQLRQRQQDKEFHHDTDCVVVGTGYRAQVPGFLSELRPLIRWDEQGRYMVGSDYRVAQREESANHIFVQNGEIHTHGVGAPDLGLGAHRNSIIINSLLGREVYKTRERNVFLEFGAPE